The Anas platyrhynchos isolate ZD024472 breed Pekin duck chromosome 8, IASCAAS_PekinDuck_T2T, whole genome shotgun sequence region CCCTAAAGTCACTACCTTAGTCACACCAGAGAAAAGAATTTGACTGAGATACTTTACCTTATAGACGTGCTTTAACAACCAGGCATAGATTTCTCCCTCTCACATATACAGAAGTTAAACATTTTGTTCTGGACCTTTCTGACTAGAAATTTTTCATCAAACATCTTAGTGCTGAGAAAATAAGAACTCCAGTTAAGAAAGAGACACCTTAAACATTTAACTCAGCTTTAATATGCAAGAAACCATATCATATAGCTTTAACATACAAcaaaaaaggggaaggagaaagggagctgTGGCCCTTTTTAAACCAAGTACAAGGCTAGAGTACAAATCAATAGGCCAAAAAATTCTGACTGCTGAACTTCAATCTTTTACAGAATGAgggcttttaaagaaaataacccACCAGCCGTGTCTTCACTGGCAAGTGACTTGTGCTAGTAAAATCTGATGGAGATGAGCCCAGTGCTGAATATCCTGTTCTAGAGAATATCCAAAGTTAGTGTGTTTGGTATCCTTAAGTTAtctttgtaaaacaaaactCTCACTGACTAGACTGAGGTGCAAGCAAAGTCTCCTTCTGTACTAAATGGACCCTTACAAATTGTTTTAGTGCAGGAAATCTCGTCTAAATCCAAGTTTATGAAGTGGTTATTAACACCTGATGCgacatgtatcagtacagtaTGAAGTGCTCAGTTTCTCTTGCCCGTTCATTGGTAATACAGCTGAGGATATTACTTGAGCAAACACTTCAAACATTAGCCTTCCAAGCTGCTTGCCGTAGGTACATTGAATATGACTACtgttatgctgaaaaaaaatcctttccagaGACTTGATTTCAGCATTTTCCCAGAGAATCAAgtaaaaaaaagtgatgaacaATTAGGAAGCACACCTATATCTGCAGACACCTTAGTGCACAATCCTGAAGTGGAACTCTTAAAACTGCCTGGTGTTTTAAAGTTTGTAGACTAGACAAGAGCTGTTGTAGCTATCAGAAATGCTGCAGTCACACACCCATCCTGCCCCCACACTTATCttgcatatataaatatcttATAATCATAAATATCTTGCATTTATTCACCTCAAGAACCAAGTTTCCATTGTCAGTCAGGCTTTGTTACATCTATTTTACCAAAGCAAATAAATTTGAAATCCCAGAACCCACATTCACACACGCAAAACTGTAGAGAACTGTCTTGGTGTCTGAGCCTACCTTTGGAAAGCCTCTTTACCAATCTAGGTGACTGCAAATTCTTCATTCTTGGTCCCAAAACAAACTCATAAGAAAGCTTCGGACTTCAGTCTCTCTTAGCATCCGCTGCTGTGCAGTTTGCATGGTATTCAAAATCCACATGATTATGAAGTTATCACTTCATAAAAGTAGTCTGCAAAACATATCACTATTGTGATTCCTAGCTATATTAATTTTTACATTAGAAAATCATTTAAGTGCTGTTTTACCTATTGTAGATCTACAAAAAGTATTTGCAAATGCCATTATTTTATCAAATAAAGCCTTCATATATCAGCACAATACCTGCTCTTTCTCAGAAATATGAatgcaattttatttccatGGATAAAGATGGTCTTATGGGAATTCCAGCTTCTACTAGATTGATGAGACCTTTTCTATTTAGGTTATCCTCCTGAATTCAGCTTAgatacatatattaaaatacaatgTGCGAGGTGACCTCATATAACTCTAACTCTCGGAGTTAGAAGAACATCCTTCTGACCTTTACAACCACAGAATTCACAGCTTTTGTCCCAAATGTTCAAGTACAcacacaatgaagaaaaaagaaagttgtaATCCTGGTGTATGTAACTACACTAGTTTCCTACATCATAATTACCGTGGAATGATCACATTTCTTGAGACAACGTAGAGAGAAAATTTGCTTAAAGATGAGGTAATCCCATGGGGGCATATATTCCTTACCTATTCTCTCATGAAAAGTAAATAAGTTAACTTCAGTCACTGTTTTCACAGTAGGCCCAGGAGTTTGGCAGGTACGTTTTTTAAAAGCTGAGAATactatttcagtttttcctgaGGCATGTGAAATTACAAGCTGATTTTATATCAGAGTGAGATTTGCCAGGGTAAGTAGAATCAGCCCCACTAGTGTCTGTATTCAAAATGAATCAAGTCTGCAGTGTTGTTCTCTTCCTGATATTAAATCAAAGGGAATTGTAATTGCAGACTGGAGAAGGAAATCGAGGCCCttgaaaaagaggaaatgaaagtCTCAGCTAAGGAAGAAtctattttaaagaaacttaAGTCAGTTGAGAAAACAACAGAAGACATAATAAAGGTAAGTGCCAAATTACTCCAGAGGTAGAATGTGTTACTTATTCATCATCATAATCAGGGAAAGAAGAGCTAGCTGGATCATGTAAGTGGTCATGAGCCTTTGTTCTAAAACAGTAGATCAAATACAAAGAGGGGCCAAGAAATTATATTGTTCAAGTGCCCATATATTTCCATTTGCTGTTTGGAGCAGGGGTTGGAGGTCAGGAAACAATTCCTGTCATAACATACTTATAGCACATCTCAAGAAAACAGCACTGCCACCAATCAACAACtttgcacctcagcaaaagataTACACAGAGAACAGAGATATACACAGTCATACAGAGAACGACTTACGCTCCTTCAGGTGATGCATCCAACTAAACTGCATCATGCTTTCCCCTCAGTCCCTGAGAGAAGCTATAGCGAAAAGTGATGTATCGTTAGCCTTTGTCTAAAGGTCATTTTGATATTTGAAAATTTGAAGCCTTcttaaaaaaatgatgaaacaaCCTCAGTTTTCCAGTTGCTCTTACATATGCACAtatacactttaaaaataagcagGGAGATAATTAACTGGAAAGCCAAAGTACGGCCTTTGAAAAAATCATTGAAGTCAATTGGTCTAGGCTACAGCATGAGGCTGTTTCACTGAGTaacacttcctgatgtcttgtCTTTACCAATATGATTCTAAGTGACACAGGGTAAGATGACCAGAAGCAAGTTCCTCTTTCCCACTTGCCATACTCCAAGCTGAGCAGATTCCACCTTTAGGTACCTCTCAGTATGAAACCATGTACAGAAGTTAAAACTATTATGTAAAGCAAAACACTGTCTAGTTAATGTCTTAAAACTGACCAATCACATTTATTATTAATGGTTCTCTTTCCTAgtcagtgaagactgaaaaagcagaagctgaagaaggTACGTTTTGTAAAAACTAATTCAAAAAAAGTTCTTGTAAAAGTcagtaaaaacataaataagtgCATTGGTGATATTCTTTATTCAGAGGCAGCTGACTACATATATGCCAGCATACCTGACCTTCCCAAGTATTTCAGACCTTCTGCACTGAAGAGGGCAGGACATACTGTCACTGAtgatgaagaaaagagaaaaggtaCTGCTTACTAACAACTGCAAAGGCTGCCAGTATTTGCAAAGGCTTCCTAAAAATTGAATCTAACACTTTAAGGAAAGGATGAGCATTATAGATATGAGATGATGTTCTCAGTTAAGCTGCATTATGTTATCAGTGATGTCAACAAAACTGAGAGGTGGGACACCAGGCATTTGCTTTTGAGAATAAGATCAAATGTTTTCAACACCGAAGCTTCCTTCCAGTACTTTATTTGGCATAACTTAGTAGCTCCTTCCTTCATGCTacacatttcacattttctgcCAGCAGTTACATCCACCAGGTAACTGGCAGTACCTGGTTATTTCCTACCAACACCACTTTCTAACCCCTCTGAGTGCCCAAAACTTTCAGTTTGTAGAATGTCAAGGTCTTTCAACTCCTATTGCCAAGCACACCACTGGAGGCTAAGGTTAAAGGTGTCTTTCTCAGTCAGAATCACATAACAAAAACTGGCTCCTCATCAGCTTATTTTCCCTTGCAGAAGTAGATccaaccaaaaatatttttccacttcaaGTTTTGACAAGGTGGAAGGGGGGATTTAGAATGAGAACCTGGGAACATTGGTTATGTATGCGATAATTTTACATCTTTGATAATTCATTCTGACAGTCTTTCTCCATCACTGTCAGAACTCTTCTAAAACATCTCTTCCAGCCGCTGCATCATCAGTTTAAGCACTTGTTTCTTTCAACAGCATTGTTTGCAATGGAAATTAAAGTTGAAAAAGACATGAAGACAGGAGAAAACACAGTGTTGTCAACAATACCTCTTCCCTCGAATGAGTTTAAAGAGACAGGTATTAAAGTCTATGATGATGGTAGGAAGTCAGTCTATGCAGTGTCCTCAAATGGCAGCACAACACAAAATGGGATGGATGAACTTGCTCCTGTTGAGGTAGAGGACCTTCTAAGGCAGGCAACTGAAAAAAATTCCCAGTCTCCCACAGAGTATCACGAGCCTGTGTTTGCAAACAAGTTTTGCAGACCAGTTACTCCTCAGAAAGACAAATTAGTCCCTGCACTAAAAGTGGAAGACACACATAGAAAAGAGATGAATGGACTCACTCAGGCAGAATTCTCTCCTAAGGGGGAACACTTCATGCAGCAACATAAAGAGAATGGGCTCGGTCTTCCAAAGCCAACACCAAAGTCTCCCTCTCCAGAACTTTCACATTCAGAGAAGAAAGCACACACTAATCCTGAGAACAGAATGATACATAACGAAAATAGAAAAGCTGCACATGAGGAATTAAAACCTTATCAGAATACAATAGAAAGACATAATGAGACAAGGTTTTTACACTCCTACCATCATAATGAAACATCCCCTGCACCTCAAGATGAGGAAGATGTTCAGTACAAAATCGTCCAAGCTGTACCATGTTACGTGGATGACTCCGAACCAGTTACAATGATTTTCATGGGTTATCAGCGCATTGATGATGATGATGCAGAAGCAGATCAGAAGTTGTCAAGATACGATGGGGTTATCCGTGCAGAATTAGTTATTATTGATGATGACGATGACGACAACAGCAAATCTGAGAAACCATCATATCATCCCATAGGCCACTATAGCCAGGTTTATAAGCCACCaagcagaaaaaacacagaagtgcCACAGATGAACCCGGTGAGAAGCCTGGGTTCAAGCCTGAACAAGACACCCCACAAGAACTCCATCTCCCTACGGGAACAAGAGGAACGCTTAAGCTCACCTACGCACCACATTCATCTTCAGAGTCAGGTATCTGGAGACGGTACTGAAGATCCCTCATTAACAGGTAACGGGAAAGGAAAATCATGCCGCTGCTGCTCACTCATGTAGCATACCTGATACTGCTCTCTGGTAGCAGCTATTTCACTTATTACTTTGATTGTTTCATGGACCAATATGCAATTACTAATCATTTCTTTGCTTCCTTGTTAACAAACGCTAATCTGCATTTTGATACTGTTGAACTATTTCATCTTTAGCAATGCACTAGTTACCATAtcaaaattttggaaaaaataccaCCTATCGCAGAAAAGCCAGTTTCTGTGATTTTCAAAGACTAAAATTGTTCTCTTAAAAGTTACAATTTATGGATTCATTAATGCTACCTCAATTAGAAGGATAATTTTCATTTCTACAAGGTAACTAACAGCATTGCTTCTTGATGCTGTCTCCATACTGGAATTTTTTGTGCCTATCTGCATTCTAACCACTTCCTAGATAATCCAGATTGCACCTTAAATCAGAAAGGCTGTTTAATAACCTGTTTTACTCATTATTTTACTGGAACCAACACTTCCAGCCTTGCCTTGACAATGTCTATGCaagttttaacatttttgttgaCCTAAGTTAAATATCTTTATAGTTTCTGAAAAACGATGAAAGTTTTCCTCTCTACATTTGGTTAGACCATACTATTATTTCTTAGCAATTTTTATAATCTATTCATATTTAAGATGTCTGTTTCTTACTATAACATTTATAATAAAAGGGTGAAAGAACAATAGCAAGAAGGGTTGAAGGGATAATAGCATGGTTATGTTGTATTTTAGAGCATATAATTAA contains the following coding sequences:
- the PALMD gene encoding palmdelphin isoform X1; this encodes MQADASVSEHQRHKRMEEAELLKERIQAITDKRKLQEEITQKRRKVEEEKLKHQHLKKKALRERWLLDGLSSLTPKEQEEMQKQNREDQQRTHELEQDIFRLEKEIEALEKEEMKVSAKEESILKKLKSVEKTTEDIIKSVKTEKAEAEEEAADYIYASIPDLPKYFRPSALKRAGHTVTDDEEKRKALFAMEIKVEKDMKTGENTVLSTIPLPSNEFKETGIKVYDDGRKSVYAVSSNGSTTQNGMDELAPVEVEDLLRQATEKNSQSPTEYHEPVFANKFCRPVTPQKDKLVPALKVEDTHRKEMNGLTQAEFSPKGEHFMQQHKENGLGLPKPTPKSPSPELSHSEKKAHTNPENRMIHNENRKAAHEELKPYQNTIERHNETRFLHSYHHNETSPAPQDEEDVQYKIVQAVPCYVDDSEPVTMIFMGYQRIDDDDAEADQKLSRYDGVIRAELVIIDDDDDDNSKSEKPSYHPIGHYSQVYKPPSRKNTEVPQMNPVRSLGSSLNKTPHKNSISLREQEERLSSPTHHIHLQSQVSGDGTEDPSLTALRMRMAKLGKKVI
- the PALMD gene encoding palmdelphin isoform X2: MEEAELLKERIQAITDKRKLQEEITQKRRKVEEEKLKHQHLKKKALRERWLLDGLSSLTPKEQEEMQKQNREDQQRTHELEQDIFRLEKEIEALEKEEMKVSAKEESILKKLKSVEKTTEDIIKSVKTEKAEAEEEAADYIYASIPDLPKYFRPSALKRAGHTVTDDEEKRKALFAMEIKVEKDMKTGENTVLSTIPLPSNEFKETGIKVYDDGRKSVYAVSSNGSTTQNGMDELAPVEVEDLLRQATEKNSQSPTEYHEPVFANKFCRPVTPQKDKLVPALKVEDTHRKEMNGLTQAEFSPKGEHFMQQHKENGLGLPKPTPKSPSPELSHSEKKAHTNPENRMIHNENRKAAHEELKPYQNTIERHNETRFLHSYHHNETSPAPQDEEDVQYKIVQAVPCYVDDSEPVTMIFMGYQRIDDDDAEADQKLSRYDGVIRAELVIIDDDDDDNSKSEKPSYHPIGHYSQVYKPPSRKNTEVPQMNPVRSLGSSLNKTPHKNSISLREQEERLSSPTHHIHLQSQVSGDGTEDPSLTALRMRMAKLGKKVI